The following coding sequences lie in one Myxococcus xanthus genomic window:
- a CDS encoding hybrid sensor histidine kinase/response regulator yields the protein MTPSERLLRQFRDLVTVRLERITRSLMELESGASAEAGRGVLRELHGLKGEARMMGFDDVNVLVHEMEELVRCTEPLRYALSPASTDALLTTADAVLVFSGTQAADEPPPAVERLVAWLQECVRSESVRLPPGSLAPAEGATPSPEAVGRAGAQGGPPATVRASPGASPGRLLTVPVAEGSRPHVPSAGRSAMPSLVSPPASGTAASSGVGARATSSAPTVQGSNGISAPRQPEPRPDTAVRIGVESLDLLTSAVTNLTQVARRRELANARRLALARELSQLAREAEDLGPAGAALAARLGSAKEMAAVLHRESKLLSNAELRDLGMLVEEVQTLRMLPLSVLFEPYPRMVRDLSRVLGKEVELVVDGEDTRADRAVVEALREPLMHLVRNALDHGLETRVDRVTADKKPRGCLTLRAAREGSRIILRVEDDGMGVDPVQLRKVAVRRGLFDESAANALSDAAARELIFLPGFTSRDVVTDLSGRGVGLDAVRTSIQALGGDVGVESAPGWGTIFELRVPVSLTVAPLLFIQVGTETLALSATHVSRALKVDSADQCEVAGRPSLLVEGRVLPLAPLSSLLGLGPPRPAREGELALVVKSQSGAAALVVDRVLEERVQAILPLKGILGRFGHLTGATSLADGRLAMVLSAAFLTASAHHGNALPRPPPSVAPGPEARRRRILVVDDSPLTRELIANLLEAVGYDTVIASDGAEALEVLDSHPVDLAVTDLEMPGVDGLELARRLKGHPVHSRLPVVILTTRGGEEDRRRGLAAGVDGYITKGDLVRQDLVDVVRRLLG from the coding sequence GTGACCCCGAGCGAGCGCCTGCTCAGGCAGTTCCGGGACCTGGTGACGGTGCGCCTGGAGCGCATCACCCGGTCCTTGATGGAGCTGGAGTCCGGCGCCAGCGCGGAGGCGGGGCGGGGCGTGCTGCGAGAGCTGCACGGCTTGAAGGGTGAAGCCCGGATGATGGGCTTCGATGACGTCAACGTGCTGGTGCACGAGATGGAGGAGTTGGTCCGCTGCACCGAGCCCCTTCGCTACGCGCTCTCACCCGCGTCCACGGATGCGTTGCTGACCACGGCGGACGCCGTGCTCGTGTTCTCCGGGACGCAGGCCGCTGATGAGCCGCCGCCCGCGGTGGAGCGGCTCGTCGCGTGGTTGCAGGAGTGCGTCCGCTCCGAGTCGGTGCGGCTGCCGCCCGGAAGTCTCGCGCCCGCAGAAGGAGCCACCCCGAGTCCGGAGGCTGTCGGCAGGGCGGGGGCCCAAGGTGGCCCACCCGCCACCGTGCGGGCGAGCCCAGGGGCTTCTCCGGGGCGGCTGTTGACGGTCCCCGTCGCTGAGGGAAGCCGGCCTCACGTGCCTTCAGCCGGACGGAGCGCGATGCCGAGCCTCGTCTCTCCGCCGGCCTCCGGTACCGCGGCGTCCTCTGGCGTAGGAGCCCGGGCGACCTCCTCGGCTCCGACGGTGCAGGGGTCCAACGGCATCTCGGCGCCCCGGCAGCCCGAGCCTCGTCCGGACACCGCGGTGCGCATCGGCGTGGAGAGCCTGGACCTGCTCACCAGTGCCGTCACCAACCTCACGCAGGTGGCGCGTCGCCGGGAGTTGGCCAACGCCCGGCGCCTGGCCCTGGCCCGCGAGCTGAGCCAGCTTGCCCGCGAGGCGGAAGACCTGGGGCCCGCGGGCGCCGCGTTGGCGGCACGGTTGGGCTCGGCCAAGGAGATGGCCGCGGTGCTCCACCGCGAGTCGAAGCTGCTCTCCAACGCGGAGCTGCGCGACCTGGGCATGCTGGTGGAGGAGGTGCAGACGCTGCGCATGCTGCCGCTCTCCGTCCTCTTCGAGCCCTACCCCCGCATGGTGCGCGACCTGTCCCGCGTGCTGGGCAAGGAGGTGGAGCTGGTCGTCGACGGGGAGGACACTCGCGCCGACCGCGCCGTCGTGGAGGCGCTTCGCGAGCCGTTGATGCACCTGGTCCGCAACGCCCTGGACCACGGACTGGAGACGCGGGTGGACCGCGTCACTGCGGACAAGAAGCCGCGTGGCTGTCTCACGCTGCGTGCAGCTCGAGAGGGCAGCCGCATCATCCTCCGTGTCGAGGACGACGGAATGGGCGTGGACCCCGTCCAACTCCGCAAGGTGGCCGTGCGCCGGGGGCTGTTCGATGAGAGCGCCGCCAACGCCCTGTCGGACGCCGCGGCCCGCGAGCTCATCTTCCTGCCGGGCTTCACCTCGCGGGACGTCGTCACCGACCTGTCGGGCCGGGGCGTGGGGTTGGACGCGGTCCGCACCTCCATCCAGGCCCTGGGCGGCGACGTCGGGGTGGAGTCGGCACCGGGCTGGGGCACCATCTTCGAGCTGCGCGTCCCCGTCTCCCTCACCGTGGCCCCGCTGCTCTTCATCCAGGTGGGGACGGAGACGCTGGCCCTGAGCGCCACCCATGTCTCGCGGGCCCTGAAGGTGGACTCGGCGGACCAATGCGAGGTGGCCGGCCGCCCGTCGCTCCTGGTGGAAGGCCGGGTGCTGCCGCTGGCCCCGCTGTCGTCACTGTTGGGGCTGGGGCCTCCGCGGCCCGCCCGCGAGGGTGAGCTGGCCCTGGTGGTGAAGAGCCAGAGCGGCGCGGCGGCGCTGGTGGTGGACCGCGTCCTGGAGGAGCGGGTTCAGGCCATCCTCCCCTTGAAGGGCATCCTGGGCCGCTTCGGCCACCTCACGGGGGCCACGTCCCTGGCGGATGGGCGCCTGGCCATGGTGCTCTCGGCGGCCTTCCTCACCGCCAGTGCCCATCATGGAAATGCCTTGCCACGTCCGCCCCCGTCGGTAGCGCCCGGCCCCGAGGCCCGGCGGCGCCGCATCCTGGTGGTGGACGACTCGCCCCTCACCCGGGAGCTCATCGCCAACCTGCTGGAGGCGGTGGGGTACGACACCGTCATCGCCTCGGACGGCGCCGAGGCCCTGGAGGTCCTGGATTCTCATCCCGTGGACCTGGCCGTCACGGACCTGGAGATGCCGGGGGTGGACGGCCTGGAGCTGGCCCGGCGCCTGAAGGGGCACCCCGTCCATTCGAGGCTCCCGGTGGTCATCCTCACCACCCGTGGGGGGGAGGAGGACCGGCGGCGGGGGCTGGCGGCAGGGGTGGACGGCTACATCACCAAGGGCGACCTGGTGCGCCAGGACCTGGTGGATGTGGTGCGGCGACTGCTGGGCTGA
- the cheB gene encoding chemotaxis-specific protein-glutamate methyltransferase CheB translates to MGKKVSVLVVDDSLICRQLICEALSKDPDIEVVGTCADGKQAVEMTKELRPHVITMDVDMPVMDGLTATEHIMAECPTPILVLTADPRSQAPELTYRALELGALALQIKPAIDAGPDAWNLVREIRLLSSVRVIRHLRRPQRGPLLPPRVATSVLPAVSMGVVVVAASTGGPQVLFKMLSELPADFPAPIVIVQHINAAFAESLAGWLAGASKLKVRLAQDGEPLMPGHVLIAPPGQHTVIPFRGRVGIKLGVERDGHMPSGTVLLESAARTYGRRAVGLVLTGMGADGADGLLAIKQAGGLAVAQNEESCVVFGMPGAAVERKAVDHLIHGDEVAATLVRLARGESLAVGR, encoded by the coding sequence ATGGGCAAGAAAGTGTCGGTGCTGGTGGTCGATGACTCCCTCATCTGCCGACAGCTCATCTGCGAGGCGCTGAGCAAGGACCCCGATATCGAAGTCGTGGGCACCTGCGCGGACGGCAAGCAGGCCGTGGAGATGACCAAGGAGCTGCGTCCCCACGTCATCACCATGGACGTGGACATGCCCGTCATGGACGGGCTCACGGCCACCGAGCACATCATGGCCGAGTGCCCCACGCCCATCCTGGTGCTCACGGCGGACCCGCGCTCCCAGGCGCCGGAGCTGACGTACCGCGCGCTGGAGCTGGGCGCGCTCGCCCTGCAAATCAAGCCCGCAATCGACGCCGGGCCGGACGCGTGGAACCTGGTTCGCGAAATCCGGCTGCTGTCCTCGGTGCGCGTCATCCGCCACCTGCGCCGGCCCCAGCGCGGCCCGCTGCTGCCGCCTCGGGTGGCCACGTCGGTGCTGCCGGCGGTGTCCATGGGCGTCGTGGTGGTGGCGGCGAGCACGGGCGGGCCCCAGGTGCTCTTCAAGATGCTGTCGGAGCTGCCCGCGGACTTCCCGGCGCCCATCGTCATCGTCCAGCACATCAACGCCGCCTTCGCGGAGTCCCTCGCGGGGTGGCTGGCCGGGGCCAGCAAGTTGAAGGTGCGGCTGGCGCAGGACGGAGAGCCGCTGATGCCGGGGCACGTCCTCATCGCTCCGCCGGGGCAGCACACCGTCATCCCCTTCCGGGGACGCGTGGGGATCAAGCTGGGCGTGGAGCGGGATGGGCACATGCCGTCCGGCACGGTGCTGCTGGAGAGCGCCGCTCGCACCTATGGACGGCGCGCGGTGGGCCTGGTGCTGACGGGCATGGGCGCGGACGGCGCGGATGGCCTGCTGGCCATCAAGCAGGCAGGCGGACTGGCGGTGGCGCAGAACGAGGAGTCCTGCGTGGTGTTCGGCATGCCGGGCGCGGCGGTGGAGCGCAAGGCGGTGGACCACCTCATCCACGGTGACGAAGTCGCGGCGACGTTGGTGCGACTGGCGCGGGGAGAGTCCCTCGCGGTGGGGCGCTGA
- a CDS encoding methyl-accepting chemotaxis protein, with protein MSAQKGPRRASFSRHLMAPVPLANLVGAALSLRFASLTFAEPLADRMGVMGILGGALCATALVSGAAVSLGRQRTLRGLERGDVPTTPQTLASAVAEVTRAPDEAFLGSLGLWLVTTLALGVCMWLGVGVELAVAARIAALGLLFGPLTALLVYCLVVLRSRKVVLWLAELGMTHAQLIEAMPRRAELRARLAAFAFVAVVTPAVLSAQLASALSNHIFTRLMAERDVSRQLMLAQELRVEALTQGGGLVLLVFALALTAAYLGGTMLGRPLRELSREAKRIAEGDLASPRVVPAEDEVWDVSAAFTTMRVHLADVMSQLQRAGAQISATTEEILTTSGRYEAGATEQASSLDETSATTEELARSARQIAENAGSVAEIAQRTLGAAQQGQGSAEAFLGSMARMRQDNGAISSAVVRLNKRVQQIGKIVEFINGVADKSELLALNAELEGTKASEVGRGFSLVAAEMRRLAENVLESTKEIEGLIEEVREASAAAVSATEGGVRAVETGTTLAQQVSESLRQIVDLAGQTSYAVRSISLATQQQQQGTDQLADTMADILRITQQSLNATKQVTTANTDLLVLARDLQGVVERFQIGQEPLGEEGG; from the coding sequence GTGAGCGCGCAGAAGGGCCCCAGGCGGGCCTCGTTCAGCCGGCACCTCATGGCGCCCGTCCCGCTGGCCAACCTGGTGGGCGCGGCGCTCAGCCTGCGCTTCGCCTCGCTCACCTTCGCCGAGCCGCTGGCGGACCGGATGGGCGTGATGGGCATCCTGGGCGGCGCGCTCTGCGCGACGGCGCTGGTATCGGGGGCCGCTGTGTCCCTGGGCCGGCAGCGCACCCTGCGCGGGCTGGAGCGTGGGGATGTGCCCACCACGCCGCAGACGCTGGCGTCGGCGGTGGCGGAGGTGACGCGCGCGCCGGACGAGGCCTTCCTGGGCTCGCTGGGACTGTGGCTGGTCACCACGTTGGCGCTGGGCGTGTGCATGTGGCTGGGCGTGGGCGTGGAGTTGGCGGTGGCCGCTCGCATCGCCGCGCTGGGCCTGCTCTTCGGGCCGCTGACCGCGCTGCTCGTGTACTGCCTCGTCGTGCTTCGTTCGCGCAAGGTGGTGCTGTGGCTGGCGGAGCTGGGCATGACGCACGCGCAGCTCATCGAGGCCATGCCCCGGCGCGCGGAGCTGCGTGCGCGGCTGGCGGCCTTCGCCTTCGTGGCGGTGGTGACGCCCGCGGTGCTGTCCGCGCAGCTCGCGTCGGCGCTGAGCAACCACATCTTCACCCGGCTCATGGCGGAGCGGGACGTCAGCCGTCAGCTGATGCTGGCGCAGGAGCTTCGAGTCGAGGCGCTGACGCAGGGCGGAGGGCTGGTGCTGCTCGTCTTCGCGCTGGCGCTGACGGCCGCCTACCTGGGCGGCACCATGCTGGGGCGGCCCCTCCGGGAGCTGTCGCGCGAGGCGAAGCGCATCGCCGAGGGGGACCTGGCCAGCCCGCGCGTGGTGCCCGCGGAGGACGAGGTCTGGGACGTCTCCGCGGCGTTCACCACCATGCGCGTGCATCTGGCGGACGTGATGTCGCAGTTGCAGCGCGCGGGCGCGCAGATTTCGGCGACCACGGAGGAGATTCTCACCACGTCGGGACGCTACGAAGCGGGCGCGACGGAGCAGGCCAGCTCGCTGGACGAGACGAGCGCCACCACGGAGGAGCTGGCACGTTCGGCGCGGCAGATCGCCGAGAACGCGGGCTCGGTGGCGGAGATTGCCCAGCGCACGCTGGGCGCGGCGCAGCAGGGGCAGGGGAGCGCGGAGGCCTTCCTGGGCTCCATGGCGCGCATGCGCCAGGACAACGGCGCCATCTCCTCCGCCGTGGTGCGGCTCAACAAGCGCGTGCAGCAGATTGGCAAGATCGTCGAGTTCATCAACGGCGTCGCCGACAAGTCGGAGTTGCTGGCGCTCAACGCCGAACTGGAGGGCACCAAGGCCAGTGAGGTGGGCCGGGGTTTCTCCCTGGTGGCGGCTGAGATGCGGCGCCTGGCGGAGAACGTGCTGGAGTCCACGAAGGAGATTGAAGGCCTCATCGAGGAGGTGCGCGAGGCCTCCGCCGCGGCCGTGTCCGCCACCGAGGGCGGCGTGCGCGCGGTGGAGACGGGCACCACGCTGGCGCAGCAGGTGTCCGAGTCGCTGCGGCAGATTGTCGACCTGGCCGGGCAGACGTCCTACGCGGTGCGCAGCATCTCCCTGGCCACGCAGCAGCAGCAGCAGGGCACCGACCAACTCGCCGACACGATGGCGGACATCCTCCGCATCACCCAGCAGAGCCTCAACGCCACCAAGCAGGTGACCACCGCGAACACGGACCTGCTCGTGCTCGCCAGGGACCTGCAGGGCGTGGTGGAGCGCTTCCAGATTGGCCAGGAGCCGCTGGGGGAGGAGGGCGGGTGA